Proteins encoded within one genomic window of Humulus lupulus chromosome 1, drHumLupu1.1, whole genome shotgun sequence:
- the LOC133824444 gene encoding protein FAR1-RELATED SEQUENCE 5-like — MDEVGSLQETSNWENILQSLGIEKLVNDIEMEDVQGKVLESLEEWEDFYYTYSLWVGFSVRKANVWKKNGNITMRKWVCSKEGFRKHMEIDKTDGSKQKTSITRTGCQASFRVVMMGDDGPWICKEFQPLNNHDKVALDEL, encoded by the coding sequence ATGGACGAGGTAGGAAGTTTGCAAGAAACATCAAATTGGGAAAATATACTACAATCTTTGGGGATTGAGAAACTCGTAAATGATATTGAGATGGAGGATGTCCAGGGAAAGGTCTTGGAGTCCCTTGAAGAGTGGGAGGATTTTTATTACACATACTCTTTGTGGGTAGGCTTCAGCGTCCGCAAAGCAAATGTATGGAAAAAAAATGGGAACATCACCATGAGAAAATGGGTATGTTCAAAAGAAGGTTTCCGCAAACACATGGAAATTGACAAGACCGATGGGAGCAAACAAAAAACATCTATTACTAGGACTGGTTGCCAAGCTAGTTTTCGAGTCGTAATGATGGGCGATGATGGTCCATGGATTTGCAAGGAATTCCAACCTCTGAACAACCATGACAAGGTAGCATTAGATGAGTTGTAA
- the LOC133824452 gene encoding double-stranded RNA-binding protein 4-like, producing the protein MFAASVTVNDEAFRVPATFNTKKEAMNDVARIAYGFLSVGKANFRPSGFNGGSSSSSNGSRSPYTSFEKDVSWKNILQERLRKMNWSLPRYYTKKSGPDHYPTFISRVEVEGRIFEGVEEYSKKLAERSAVKAVWVTISIDKLYEERRLRNKAYRLSKEARDLLLDLLDLIYKLTKTRNLANEHMKGIETVVENMNNQLSMAGCLNLDNVD; encoded by the exons ATGTTTGCTGCCTCCGTCACAGTCAATGATGAAGCATTTCGTGTTCCCGCAACATTTAACACGAAGAAGGAAGCTATGAACGATGTCGCAAGGATTGCATATGGATTCCTCTCTGTTGGGAAAGCCAACTTTCGGCCATCAGGATTTAATGGAG GGTCATCATCAAGTTCCAATGGTAGTAGGTCTCCTTACACATCTTTTGAAAAAGACGTGTCGTGGAAAAATATCTTGCAAGAGCGTCTCCGAAAAATGAATTGGAGCTTGCCAAGATATTATACAAAAAAATCTGGCCCAGATCATTATCCTACATTTATCTCACGTGTGGAGGTAGAAGGTAGAATATTTGAAGGAGTGGAAGAGTACTCCAAAAAACTGGCTGAGAGGAGTGCCGTCAAGGCAGT GTGGGTGACAATCTCTATT GATAAGTTGTATGAAGAGAGGAGGCTGAGGAATAAGGCCTATAGACTTTCTAAGGAAGCAAGAGACCTCCTGCTTGATTTGTTAGATTTGATCTACAAATTAACAAAGACAAGAAATCTTGCAAATGAGCACATGAAAGGTATTGAAACGGTGGTCGAGAATATGAACAATCAATTGAGTATGGCTGGGTGTTTGAACTTGGACAATGTTGATTGA